In the genome of Selenomonadales bacterium, the window GTCGTATTCCCGGTACTTCATCAGTCGTCACTCGGTGCTCTGTTCCTTGTTATGGAGCCTAAAATGTATCCGCTCTACTGGAGTGAGTACATTCCGATCTTTTATTTGATGTCGTCGTTCTTCGTCGGTCCTGCTGTTATCTGTGTTGAATCGTCTTTGGCACGCCGTTTCTACGGACATCAGATACGCATCAACACGATACACGGTCTGGCAGTTATCGGTACGCGTGCGATGGCGGTGTATTTCCTTTTGAAATGGTATGACCTCTTCGATCGCGGTCTCATTGGTACGGTGTTCAACGGTTCGTGGGAATCCAGCGTATTTCTTGCGGAAATGATCATCGGTATCCTCATTCCGATCGCTATCGTATACTCGCGTTGGGGTCGGACGAGAAACGGTCTGATTGCGTACGGTTTCTTGACGAGTCTTGGCCTTGTTGTCAACCGTCTTGCGACTGTATTTGTCGGATTGTCGCCGGGTCGCGACATGACATACTTCCCGTCTGTTTGGGAGTTTACCGTTACGATCGGCCTCTTGTCGGCAGGGTGCCTTCTCTACAGCTTCATCGTAGAGAACCTCAACATTTTCGGCAAGAACCACAACGAAAAATTGAAACGCATGAGCAGAATGTTGATGCGTGTGCCGAAAGGCAAAGCAAGCTGATAAATCGTGTGGCAGATGTATGGTCTGCCGCACTTTTTTTATACTAAAAAGGCATACTTCTTTGACTTATTCGCTAGATTCTGGTAAAATTCTATAATAGGTGTATCTGTGATTAAAGTGCAGACAACGACTCAACAAGGAGTGATATTGAGTGTTTAAATTTATAAAAAAATTGCTTATGGGTGACGATGATGCAAGCAAGGTAAAAGCGCTTCGCAAATATGTCGACAAGATCAATGCACTGGAACCGTCGGTGCAGAATTTGAGTGATGCGAATCTCCGCGAAAAAACGCAAGAGTTCAAAGACCGTCTGGCACAGGGCGAAACGCTCGATGATATTTTGCCGGAAGCATTCGCTGTCGTCAGAGAAGCATCGCGCCGCGTGCTCGGTATGCGTCACTTCGACGTACAGCTGATCGGCGGTATGGTACTTCATCAAGGTAAGATCGCAGAAATGCGTACAGGCGAAGGCAAAACGCTCGTAGCGACGCTTCCGTCGTACCTCAATGCTTTGACGGGCAAAGGTGTACACGTCGTTACGGTCAACGATTACTTGGCGAAACGTGACAGCGAGTGGATGGGCAAGCTCTACAACTTCCTCGGCTTGTCGGTCGGTCTTATCGCACACGGTCTTGATTTCATGGAACGTAAACGTGCCTATGCCGCAGACATCACGTATGGTACGAACAACGAATTCGGATTTGACTATCTCCGTGACAACATGGTCACGTATCCCGAACAGATGGTACAGCGCAAGCTTAACTATGCCATCGTCGACGAAGTAGACAGTATCTTGATCGATGAAGCAAGAACACCGCTCATCATCTCGGGCCCGGGGGACAAATCGACTGATCTTTATTTCGTTATGGCCAAAGCCGTAGCCCCACTCAAAGAAGGCGAAGACTATACGCTCGATGAAAAAGCAAAAGCCGTTATGCCGACAGAAACGGGTATCAACAAGGTCGAAGAAGCTTTGGGACTCAAAAACCTCTATTCGGCAGCGAACATTGATATGTCGCATCACTTCACGCAGGCGCTCAAAGCAAAAGCCATCATGAAACGTGACAAAGACTATGTCGTTCGCGAAGGCCAAGTCGTCATCGTAGACGAATTTACAGGTCGTCTTATGTTCGGCCGTCGTTATTCGGACGGTCTTCATCAGGCCATCGAAGCCAAAGAAGGCGTGAAGGTCGAACGCGAAAGCCAGACGCTCGCGTCCATCACGTTCCAGAACTATTTCCGTATGTATGACAAATTGAGCGGTATGACAGGTACGGCCAAAACAGAAGAAGGCGAGTTCACGAAGATCTATAACTTGCCGGTCGTGGTCATTCCGACGAATAAAGAAGTCAGAAGAACAGATTTCCCTGATGTTATCTATAAAACGAAAGCGGCAAAATATCGTGCCGTTGTCAAAGCAATCAAAGAACTGCACGCAAAAGGTCAGCCGGTACTCGTCGGTACGACCTCTATCCGTCAGTCGGAAGCACTCAGCGCAGAGCTTCACAAAGCGCGTATCCCGCATCAGGTCTTGAATGCGAAATACCATGAGATGGAAGCAGAGATCATCAGCGAAGCAGGTCAGCTCGGTGCGGTCACCATCGCAACGAATATGGCAGGCCGCGGTACGGATATCGTGCTTGGCGAAGGCGTGCCCGAAGTCGGCGGTCTTCATATCCTCGGTACAGAGCGTCACGAAAGCCGTCGTATCGACAATCAGCTTCGCGGTCGTGCAGGCCGTCAGGGTGACCCGGGTTCGTCGAGATTCTACCTCTCGCTCGAAGACGATCTTATGCGTCTTTTCGGCTCGGAAAACATTGCCACGATGATGGATAAACTCGGTATGGACGAAGACGAACCGATCGAGCACAAACTCATCACACGTTCGGTAGAAAAAGCACAGAAAAAAGTCGAAGCACGTAACTTCGACATTCGTAAACATGTCCTTCAGTTCGACGATGTTATGAACCAGCAGCGTGAAGTCATCTACGGACAGCGCCATAAGATCTTGTCGGGCGAAAGCATGAAAGAAAACATCTTTGACATGATCGAACAGATCATCGACGAAGGTATGGAACGCTATACGAACGAAAAAGTTTATCCGGAAGATTGGGATACGGAAGAAATGGAAGAGTACTGCAAAGAGTACTTCTTGCCTGCGAACCGTCTGACGCCGAGCATGATGGAAAAACTCAGCTTTATAGAGCTTCGTGAAGAGCTTCTTAAGATCGCCAACGACCTCTATACCGAAAAAGAACAGGCGTTCGGCGAAACGAATATGCGTGAGCTTGAAAAGATCGTTATGCTCAAGGTCGTTGACAGCAAGTGGATGGAGCATCTTGACAACATGGATATCATGCGCGAAGGTATCGGGCTTCGTGCGTACGGTCAGCGCGACCCGCTCGTAGAGTACAAGATCGAAGCATTCGACATGTTCCATGCGATGATCAAACGTATCCAGCATGAAGTCGTACGCTTCATGTTCCGCGTAACGATCGCAGAACCTGCCGAAGAAGGCGAACAACAGGCATAAGGACTGCTTAGGCAGAAGATGGGCAAAGAAAGGTTGAATTTAGCGTGATGTTAGAAGATTTGCGAACTCAGATCGCAGAAACAGAACGAAAGATAAATGAGATGCGTGCTTCTCTCGACATTGGCGGCAAAGAAGAACAAGTCGGAGAACTCGAATATAAGATCAGCGAGCCGGGATTCTGGGACAATGCCGACAAAGCGCAGGCTGTTATGCAGGAGCTCAATGCGCTGAAACTTGTTGTGGAAACGCACGCAAAAATGAAAAATCAGTATGAAGATATGCAGATGCTCTGGGAGATGGGCATGGAAGAAGGCGACGAAAGTGTATACGACGAAGTCGTGGCTATTCTCGATGATATCCGTGCACAGCTCGAAAAGCTCGAGCTTGATCTTCTCCTCTCGGGCGAGCATGATGCGAACAATGCGATCCTTACGCTCCACGCAGGTGCGGGCGGAACGGAAGCGCAGGACTGGACGCAGATGCTTATGCGTATGTATATCCGCTGGGCTGAGAAAAAAGGCTATAAAGTCGAAACGCTCGAATTCCTCGTCGGTGACGAAGCAGGTATGAAGAGCGCAACACTCATGATAACGGGTCATAATGCATATGGTTACTTGAAATCGGAAAAAGGCGTACATCGTCTTGTGCGTATCTCGCCGTTCGATGCGAACAGCCGTCGCCAGACCTCGTTCTCGGCGATCGACGTTATGCCTGAGATCGACGACAATGTAGAGATCGACCTCAACCCTGCCGATATCAAGGTAGATACGTATCGTGCCAGCGGTGCGGGCGGTCAGCATATCAACAAAACGGACTCTGCCGTTCGTATGACGCATATGCCGACAGGCGTCGTCGTACAATGTCAGAGCGAACGTTCGCAGATACAGAACCGCGAACAATGTATGAAGCTCCTTCGTGCAAAACTGTACGAACTTGAACAACAGAAACAAGAAGCTGCCATGGCTGAGATCGCAGGCGATTATCAGGCGATCGAATGGGGTAGCCAGATCCGCTCGTACGTATTTCATCCGTACAGCATGGTCAAAGACCATCGTACGAACGAAGAAACGAGCAATACACAAGCCGTCATGGACGGTGAGATCGATGCGTTCATCGAAGCATACCTTGCGATGAACAGCCGAAAGGCAAAACCGGAGGCGTAAACAAATGCCTGAAGAAAAACGCGAATACGTACGCATGACACCAATGAAATATTTGTTGGTCGGGCTGGCCCTTATCGTGCTTACAAGCAGCATAACGTTACCGATTGCGGCGAAGACCATCATCGAGAACAGTCTGAGAGAGAATGTGCAAGCTCGAGAAGTCGTTGCCGATGTCTATTCTGAAAAAACCGGAAGACGTAGTCGGGCACTTGAGATGTTAGCTGGAGAAATGCATAAGGTATATATAACGGCTAAAGATGTGCAGGTCGGCAAATTGCTCTGCTCGCGGATCGACGTATGGGCAGAGGATGTAGATGTCGATATGTCGCGCCTTGTAGATGACGGCACGTTCGTCTTTGAACATCTCGGTAAAGTTTCTGCCAGCATTGATATCAAAGAAGAAGAGCTTGCCAAAACGCTCGAACAGTCGGTAGAGAAGCTGTCGAATGTCACGGTACACATCACACCGTCGGGCGTTGAAGCGGAAGGTGACTATATGCTCGGCAAACTGCCTGTGCGTATTTCACTCGCGGGACAGTTCGTCGGCCGCGGTAACAAGATATATTTTGTCAGTGAACGCGCTGCGTTAAAACATACCATCGGAAAAATATCTGCCAATGTCAAAACAGATGTAGAGCTGGCAGAACTGTCATCTCTGCCGTTTGCGGTGCAGGTGACGAATGTCAGCAAGTTCGATGGGGAAGTATCTGTTCGCGTTGAAAAAGAAGACACATCGACAAACCAAAAGACCAAATAAGATTCAGCGATTCATTATGAGGTGGAAGATCGGTGAAACAATTTACGTATAACAAACTGCTTGTAGCCCTCATTGCGCTTGGCTTCATCGCCTCGCTCATCATCGGCTATCAGCGGTATCAAGTAGAATATCAGAATACTGTCGTAGACTTGGTGGCAGACTATGATGATGTCGTCAAAACGGCCGCCATCGAAGGTGTCGATGAAGATGAGCTTTTCAGACAGCTCAAAGATGCAGGCGTTACTTCGGTCGCAGTTTACGAAACGACACTTGCCAGACTGCACGAGCGCGGCAAGATCTCTGCCATGCCGGGCAGCACACTCGAAGCCGATGCCAAATGCGGTCGCTTGACAAGTCCCGCGTGGCAGTCGTTCGTCGAATCGGATACATTCCATGTCGGCAGTATCTACATCGTCAGTGACTACCCGAACGTGCTTGATGAATTGACGGAAGACATGATGCGCCGCCTCGGAAGCCAGCGCGTATCGACCGTCAATATCGGAAGTCAGCGTGTGCTTGCGGTCAAAGCCGATTACGAAAAAGCGCAAAAATGGAACCTCGGCCTGTCTACCGATCAGATCAAACAGGTAGCCGATCATGGATTTTGGGTCATCGCTCGTCCATCGAACTATCAAAAAGTCACCGAGGACGATGTCAGAGCCGTCTTTTCGCGTATCGCAGTGTCCGACCGTGTATCGGCTGTCGTATTCTCGGGTCCCGAAATTCTCGGCTATCCCGACCATCTCGATGTGACGATAGAGCTGATGAAAGAAAAAGATTTGACGCTTGGCGTGATCGAACATGTGACACAGCTTCAGTTCTATCCGCAGGAAGGATTGAAAGGCGTCATGCAGGAGATGGGATATCATGCGGCGCGTGTCTACTCGATCCCGAAAGACGAGCAGGCAAAAATGAAACTCACGGATGCCGTTCAACGCTGGACGCTTACCGACGAAGAACGCAATATCCGTATCAACTTCCTGCGTATGTTTGAAAAACCTGCCTCCGGTATGGATATCATCGAAACGAACGTTGAATATGTCCGCGCCGTCAAGGCAGATCTTGAAAAACGTGGGTTTGCCGTTGGCAAAGCCAGCGTAATGGAACCGTATTACGCAAATAATATCCTCTGGGCACTGGTCGCCATCGGCGCGGTGGCAAGCGGAGTACTGTATCTCTCGCTCGTGCGTCCGTTTTCGGCGAAATATCAATACGCCCTTCTTATCATCTTGTCGGCAATTCTCTGCTACCCCATCTTGAGTGGTGCAGGTACGCTCGCAAGACAAGTCATTGCACTTGCCAGTGCGTGCATCATTCCTGCCGTCGTCATGACGTGGCAGCTCGATTCGTGGAGCAAGTCGCCGCGTGACAAGAGCCGCTCGTGGGCGCGCATCACAGTCGGTGCGGTCGGCAGATTGACCGTGCTCGTATTCGCCTCGCTTATCGGCGGATTTTATGTGGCAGGTATCTTGAGTGATGTCCGTTTCTTCTTGGAAGCGGAGATATTCCGTGGCGTCAAGCTGACATTCTTGATGCCGCTCATCTTGATAAGCATCACGTATCTCGTGCGCTTCTCCCTCTTTGAAGTACGTGCGAGCGAGTCGCCGTCGTTTGCCTCGCAAATACAAACGGTGCTCAATTATCCCGTTACAGTCAAGGCACTCGCACTGATCGGTGCGATGGCACTTGCGGCACTTATATTTATCGGTCGAAGCGGACATACTGCCGGTGTTCCCGTTCCGGGCATTGAACTTAAGATGCGCGCGTTTTTGGAACAAGTCATGTATGCGCGTCCGCGTTCGAAAGAATTCCTTATCGGGCATCCTGCCTTCTTCTTGGCGGCGATCGCCTACTATCGCAACTTGCCGAACTTCCTCTTATACTTGCTTGTCGTAGCGGCAACGATCGCACAAGGCTCGCTCGTGGAAACGTTCGCGCATATGCGTACGCCTGTATTCATGTCGTTTATTCGTGCGCTCGACGGTCTGGCGGCAGGTATTGGTGTCGGTCTGATCGGTGTCCTCGGTGTATGGGTGCTTCGCAAAGTCTGGTATCGTGTGCAGAAGGAGCTGAATGCACATGAGTAATATCGTCATATCGGGATATTACGGATATTCCAACGCAGGCGATGAAGCGATGCTCTCGGCGATGATCGATGTCCTGACGGAGTTCGACCCGCAGGCGCATATCACCGTCATCTCGGGCAATCCTATAGATACGAAAAAACGTCACGGTGTCGATGCGGTGCACAGATTTCATCTTCCGCGGATCAGTCGCGCGCTCGCAAAGTGCGACCTTCTCATCAGCGGGGGCGGAAGTCTGTTCCAGGATGTGACGAGTTGGCGCAGTCTTTACTATTACCTCAGCATCGTCACGATGGCAAAAGCACTCGGTAAGCCTGTTATGCTCTACGCACAAGGCATCGGTCCGCTGCGCGGCAAGAATGCTCGGCGTGCCATGCGCATGATCGGCAACCGCGTCGATGTGATAACTGTCCGCGATGAAGGATCTCGGCGTGAGCTTGCCGAACTCGGCATCACAAGACCGCATATCGAAGTGACGGCCGACCCTGTGCTGGCGATCCATCCTGCCAATCGCAATCTCGGCAAGACGATATTGGCCAAAAGCGGTGTTGACTTGGACAAGCCGATCGTGGCGTTTGCCGTACGTGAATGGGAAACGAAAAACGACTACAAAAAAGCGTTGGCTCTCACCGCCGACCGTATCATAGAAGAACTCGGCGCGCAGGTAGTGTATCTGCCGATGCAGTATCCCTGCGACGTAGAGGCGGCGAAACGTATCCGCAACAAGTCGCGATACAAAAACGCCATTTTTTTGGAAGACGAATATACTACGACAGAACTGCTTGCGCTTGTCGGCAACGTAGACTTATTGGTGGGCATCAGACTGCATGCGCTCATCTTTGCAGGTGTCATGCACGTGCCGATGATCGGTATCTCGTATGACCCGAAGATCGATCGATTCATGGAATCTGTTGAAGGTGATTGTGTCGCTGACTTAGAGCATATCACGAGTGATATGCTTATGGAATCGGTTCGCGCAAAATGGATGACGCGCCGTCAAAGCGATATCAAAACCGAAACTGCCGTAAGCAATCTTCGCCGACTGGCGGAGCGTAACGCAGAGCTGGCACTCGATTTCCTGCGATAACCTACAACTTCATATTGCTCTCACTACTTGTATGGGAGAGTGGATCGCATGATGTCATATGTGAAACAGTATGGAGCTATCAGTTTTGGGATACTCTTGGGTGCTGTCGGACTTAATATGTTTTTGATCCCCAATCGCATCGCGGCGGGGGGCTTAAGCGGTCTGGCAACGATCTTCTATCACATGGCAGGCTGGCCTGTCGGTATCGTGATGCTCGTCGTCAACATTCCACTTCTGTTATATGGCCTCTACCTATTCGGACGCGGGTATACCGTGCGTACGATATACGGTGCGGTACTCTATTCGGTCTTGGTCGATCTTACGGCACCGTATCTTCCTGTTATGACGGAAGATATCCTTTTAGCATCGCTCTACGGCGGTGTACTTGCAGGGATCGGTGCAGGTATCGTATTTCGATACCGATGCAACACGGCAGGTACGGCGATGATCGCCGCCATACTCAACCATAAATGGGGCATCAGTGTGGGGCAGGCACTTTTCTTAGCTGACGGAATTGTTGTTTTTTTAGCAGGAATTGTATTCCATAGTGCCGAATTGGCACTATATGCGGCTCTTTCGATTTTTGTTACGTCGAAAGTTGTCGATATTATTCAAGAAGGCGGTCTGGCGAGCAAAGCGTTTTTGATCGTGACAGACCAAGCGGATGTCCTGACGGCGGAAGTCAATCGCCGCATCGTTCGCGGCGTAACGATCATCGGTGCGCGCGGAGGATACAGCGGACAGCCCAAAGAAGTGCTTTTATGCGTGGTGACGGCAGATCAGATCACCCCGCTGAAAGAATTGATACATGAACACGCCCCGAATGCGTTCGTCATCGTGACCGATGCGTACGAAGTTTTGGGCAAAGGATTTGCAGACATTCGATGATGCTGTTATTTCACTAGGAGGGTTTTTTAATGGCAAATACGTTGACAGAAACACAAGTACTTGATTTACAGACCAAAGCAAAAGCGATTCGCAGAAACATCGTCAAAATGATCACCGAAGCAAAATCGGGTCATCCGGGCGGCTCTCTTTCGGCAACTGATATTGTGACGACGCTCTATTTTGCGGAA includes:
- the nrfD gene encoding polysulfide reductase NrfD, which translates into the protein MGLQFTVTPTHGILTMLAIVGVLCMIVRLDTGFSMVTNLSDEWPWGLWIGFDVMTGVALAGGGYGIAIIAHIFHRHKYNSVVRGALLTSLLGYLLVMAGLLIDIGLWRNCWVPFVSWGTTSVLFEILWCLSLYTTIQVLEMGEIVTERFGQRFHSALKKIMPVLLILGVVFPVLHQSSLGALFLVMEPKMYPLYWSEYIPIFYLMSSFFVGPAVICVESSLARRFYGHQIRINTIHGLAVIGTRAMAVYFLLKWYDLFDRGLIGTVFNGSWESSVFLAEMIIGILIPIAIVYSRWGRTRNGLIAYGFLTSLGLVVNRLATVFVGLSPGRDMTYFPSVWEFTVTIGLLSAGCLLYSFIVENLNIFGKNHNEKLKRMSRMLMRVPKGKAS
- the secA gene encoding preprotein translocase subunit SecA; amino-acid sequence: MFKFIKKLLMGDDDASKVKALRKYVDKINALEPSVQNLSDANLREKTQEFKDRLAQGETLDDILPEAFAVVREASRRVLGMRHFDVQLIGGMVLHQGKIAEMRTGEGKTLVATLPSYLNALTGKGVHVVTVNDYLAKRDSEWMGKLYNFLGLSVGLIAHGLDFMERKRAYAADITYGTNNEFGFDYLRDNMVTYPEQMVQRKLNYAIVDEVDSILIDEARTPLIISGPGDKSTDLYFVMAKAVAPLKEGEDYTLDEKAKAVMPTETGINKVEEALGLKNLYSAANIDMSHHFTQALKAKAIMKRDKDYVVREGQVVIVDEFTGRLMFGRRYSDGLHQAIEAKEGVKVERESQTLASITFQNYFRMYDKLSGMTGTAKTEEGEFTKIYNLPVVVIPTNKEVRRTDFPDVIYKTKAAKYRAVVKAIKELHAKGQPVLVGTTSIRQSEALSAELHKARIPHQVLNAKYHEMEAEIISEAGQLGAVTIATNMAGRGTDIVLGEGVPEVGGLHILGTERHESRRIDNQLRGRAGRQGDPGSSRFYLSLEDDLMRLFGSENIATMMDKLGMDEDEPIEHKLITRSVEKAQKKVEARNFDIRKHVLQFDDVMNQQREVIYGQRHKILSGESMKENIFDMIEQIIDEGMERYTNEKVYPEDWDTEEMEEYCKEYFLPANRLTPSMMEKLSFIELREELLKIANDLYTEKEQAFGETNMRELEKIVMLKVVDSKWMEHLDNMDIMREGIGLRAYGQRDPLVEYKIEAFDMFHAMIKRIQHEVVRFMFRVTIAEPAEEGEQQA
- the prfB gene encoding peptide chain release factor 2 — protein: MLEDLRTQIAETERKINEMRASLDIGGKEEQVGELEYKISEPGFWDNADKAQAVMQELNALKLVVETHAKMKNQYEDMQMLWEMGMEEGDESVYDEVVAILDDIRAQLEKLELDLLLSGEHDANNAILTLHAGAGGTEAQDWTQMLMRMYIRWAEKKGYKVETLEFLVGDEAGMKSATLMITGHNAYGYLKSEKGVHRLVRISPFDANSRRQTSFSAIDVMPEIDDNVEIDLNPADIKVDTYRASGAGGQHINKTDSAVRMTHMPTGVVVQCQSERSQIQNREQCMKLLRAKLYELEQQKQEAAMAEIAGDYQAIEWGSQIRSYVFHPYSMVKDHRTNEETSNTQAVMDGEIDAFIEAYLAMNSRKAKPEA
- a CDS encoding DUF2993 domain-containing protein; amino-acid sequence: MPEEKREYVRMTPMKYLLVGLALIVLTSSITLPIAAKTIIENSLRENVQAREVVADVYSEKTGRRSRALEMLAGEMHKVYITAKDVQVGKLLCSRIDVWAEDVDVDMSRLVDDGTFVFEHLGKVSASIDIKEEELAKTLEQSVEKLSNVTVHITPSGVEAEGDYMLGKLPVRISLAGQFVGRGNKIYFVSERAALKHTIGKISANVKTDVELAELSSLPFAVQVTNVSKFDGEVSVRVEKEDTSTNQKTK
- the csaB gene encoding polysaccharide pyruvyl transferase CsaB, coding for MSNIVISGYYGYSNAGDEAMLSAMIDVLTEFDPQAHITVISGNPIDTKKRHGVDAVHRFHLPRISRALAKCDLLISGGGSLFQDVTSWRSLYYYLSIVTMAKALGKPVMLYAQGIGPLRGKNARRAMRMIGNRVDVITVRDEGSRRELAELGITRPHIEVTADPVLAIHPANRNLGKTILAKSGVDLDKPIVAFAVREWETKNDYKKALALTADRIIEELGAQVVYLPMQYPCDVEAAKRIRNKSRYKNAIFLEDEYTTTELLALVGNVDLLVGIRLHALIFAGVMHVPMIGISYDPKIDRFMESVEGDCVADLEHITSDMLMESVRAKWMTRRQSDIKTETAVSNLRRLAERNAELALDFLR
- a CDS encoding YitT family protein; the protein is MMSYVKQYGAISFGILLGAVGLNMFLIPNRIAAGGLSGLATIFYHMAGWPVGIVMLVVNIPLLLYGLYLFGRGYTVRTIYGAVLYSVLVDLTAPYLPVMTEDILLASLYGGVLAGIGAGIVFRYRCNTAGTAMIAAILNHKWGISVGQALFLADGIVVFLAGIVFHSAELALYAALSIFVTSKVVDIIQEGGLASKAFLIVTDQADVLTAEVNRRIVRGVTIIGARGGYSGQPKEVLLCVVTADQITPLKELIHEHAPNAFVIVTDAYEVLGKGFADIR